GGCATCAGTTTCGGTCTCCTCCCCGCAATCGTCCTCCTCGCCGTGCTCGCCATCTACGACGCCATCTCCGTCTACGGCACCGAGCACATGCTCACGCTCGCCGACGGCGTGATGGATCTCAAATTGCCCGTGGTGCTGGTGATTCCGCTCACCCTCTCCTACTCGTTTCTCGACGATACGCCGGCGACCGAGGGAAGCGAGGCCGACGAACCGGTCGAAGCCGACGGCGGTAGTGGAGCGGGGGACAACGGCGAGACGAGCACCGACCGACCCGACGCCGCCGAGCGGGACGTCTTCTTCGTCGGACTGGGTGACGCGGTGATGCCGGCCGTGTTGGTCGCGAGCGCCGCCGTCTTCGCACCCGCTGACTCCCTCGTTCAGGGATTCGCGCTCTCGTTGCCGGCGCTCACGGCGATGATCGGCACCGTCTGCGGTCTCGTTGTCCTCCTGTGGCTCGTCATGAAGGGTCGCGCCCACGCCGGTCTTCCACTGCTCAATGGTGGCGCAATCGGTGGCTATCTCCTCGGCGCGCTCGCCTCGGGGATTTCGTTGGTGAACGCGCTCGGACTCGGGCCGTATCTTTGAATCGGCTCCTCAGCCTACTCGCCCGGCGGGTAGGCGTCCTGCCACGGACGGACGCGTTCGAGCGCCGCGCTCGCGGCGAGCACCGTCTCCTCGGCGTGTCGGCGACCGACGATCTGGAGTCCGACTGGCAGCCCATCGACGAATCCTGCGGGTATCGACGCGACCGGATGGCCGGTGAGATTGAACGGCCACGTGAGACACCAATCCACTACTGGATTGGCGACCGATTCGCCGTCGATCTCTGCGGGCCCATCCCGACCGTGCGCGAACGGCGGGACTGCGGCGGTCGCGCTCACGAGCAGGTCGTGATCGGCGAAAACCGACTCGACGGCGTCGTAGAAGGCGGTTCGTGGACGGTCGGCCCGTTTGTAGCCGAGCGCATCGGAGTCCTCGCCGATAGAGACCAAGGTCGCCGTCGAGGACATGAGTTTCTCGCGATCGCCCTCGTCGATTTTCCCGTCGGCTTCGAGACCGTCGACTAGCGCGGCGAACAGGACAGTAGTTTGTTGGGTGAACGCATATCGGAGATCCGATAGGGAACCCTCGTAGGGTGGATCAGTCTGTTCGACAGTTTCAACGACACCCACGAGGTCCTCGGTCGCGTCGTCGAGCACATCGCGGACGCGCTCGGCGACGTCGAACAGCCCGAGGTCGGGGCTGTACGCCACACTCAGTTCGTCGGTCGACCGCTCCGTGGCCGCGCGGTAGCTGGTGTCGGATGCGGGCAGGCTGTGCGGGTCGCTCGGGTGCGGACCGGAAAAGACGTCGAGCGCGAGCGCGGCGTCCTCGACCGTGCGCGCGAGCGGGCCGGTGCTCGAAAACGGTGTCGCCATGCCGAACGCATCCGGACGAAGGGCGTTCGGTACCCGCCCGAAGGATGGTTTGATGCCGTAGACGCCACAGCAGGCGGCCGGAATCCGAATCGAACCGCCAGTATCGGAGCCCTGTGCGAACGCCGCCAGCCCGTCGGCGACCGCCGCCGCGCTCCCGCCCGACGAACCCCCTGAGGTTCGCTCGGGGTCGAACGGTGTCCCCGTCCGTCCATGCAGCGGGTTCTCGGTGACGAGTTTGTGCCCGAACTCAGGAGCGTTGGTCGTTCCGAGGACGATCGCGCCGGCCGCTTCGAGCCGTTCAGTGGCGACCGCACTTTCTTCGGGAATGAACTCGCCGACGGCCGCCGATCCCATCGTCGCCGGGACGCCAGCCTTGAACCCGAACAGATCCTTGAGCGCGACCGGTACGCCCGCGAGCGGGCCGGGATCCTCGCCACGGTCTATCGCCGCTTCGATCTCCCGTGCGCGCTCGCGTGCGTCCTTTTCGATGACCGTAACGTAGGCGTTCGTCAGGTCGTTGCGCGCGGCGATGCGCTCCAGATAGGCATCCACGACGGTGACCGGCGACCGTTCCCCATCTCGAATCTCCCCTGCGAGCCTTGCCGCCGACGCGAACGGAATCTCGGCCATATCGATTCCTCTCGTGCGGGTGTGTTGGCTCTTTCCCCGCGAATCGACGGGTGTTCACTCCCCGGTGAGCGCCTCGCTCGCGGGCGCGAACTCGATTTCGGTCCCCAAATTCTGCTTGCGCGCCTTCTCGTAGAGCATGTGGGCGGCGGCGACGGTCTCGATGCCGGTTCCTCCCGAGTCGAAGACCGTGATTTCGTCGTCCGATTCGCGGCCCGCTACCTCGCCCGCAACGACATTCCCGAGTTCGCCGTGGATGTCGTCTTCGCTCACGACACCCTCCTCGACGGCGTTGATGAACGAGCCGGCGTCGTCCATGACGCGCTCGCGCAGGTCGGGGACGTACGTCGCGCGCTCGATGGTTCTCGCGTCGAGTTCGTGCTTTTCGGGATGGTACTGGCCCATCGCGGTCACGTGGGTACCGTCTTCGAGCACCTCGCCGTCGAAGACTGGTTCGGAGCTATTCGTGGCGGTGATGACCACGTCCGCACCCTCGACGGCGGCGGCGCTCGAAGCGACGGCCGCGACGCCCGCATCGAGGGTCTTGTTCATCGACGCGGCGAAGCTCTCGCGGTGCTCGGCGGTCGGCGAGTAGATGCTGACGGTCTCGAACTCCCGCACCGTCGCCGCAGCCCGAAGCTGGCCCCGTGCCTGCGCGCCGCTGCCGATGACTGCGAGCGTCGCCGCGTCCTCGCGTGCGAGTGCATCGACGCCGACCGCACCCGTCGCACCCGTCTTGAAGGGGTTCAGGCTCGCGCCGTCGAGCAGCGCGAGCGGCCGTCCGGACTGCGAATCGAACAGCGGGAGTATGAAGTGGGCGTCTTCGGCACCGAAACCCGCTGCATACGTGTACCCGCCCATCGCGCCCGTCTCGGGGAGGATGGCGCTGTAGCCCGTGAGCATTCCTGGAGGGTTCTCGTTCGTGAGCTTCGTTCGCGGGGCCGCGGGTGCGCCCTGCCCGCGCTGGCGATAGCCCTCACGGACCGCCTCGATGTACTCTTCGGGGGTTGCGAGTCCGGCACACTCCGCACTCGTCAGAAACAGCGTTCCGTCGGTGGCATCGGCCATACTCGAAGAAGGTGGGGCGAGCGCTTATGACTGGTGGCTCGCGGGAGAAGAGAAACGGGAGTGAGGCAATCAGTCGGCGGAGTTGAATTTCTGGGGTTCGGGACACGGCGCGGGCGTCGCGCCGGGCGACCTGACGAACATGCCGTGACCGATGAGCGCGACCGCGACCGCGGCCGCGAACGGGACGGCGAGAGTAAGCGAGACGCCGAGCACGGCGAGAACGGTGGTGATGCCGCCCAGGGCGAGCGGGATGAGACCGAGCACGAGATCGTAGTAGTGAGCCATTATACACCATTGTATGGGAGTGCTACTGATAAGTGTTTCCCATAGGTGGGGTGTGGGCGAGGGATATCGACGCGACTATTCACTGAATGCTTATCTATAAGTTATGGATGGGCAACTACGCCTACGGACGCTCTACACCCAAAAATACCGATAGAACGGTCACGATATCGGACAGCGATCGCGTCGGAACGCACGACCGTTGGGAGCGCACGTCCCGTTCGAGCGCCTCTCAGGCGCGCCCGAGATAGCCGACGGCCGCGCGCCACGGCACGAGCAGGGCGAGACCGACGCCGAGCGAGACGAGCATGAACGTCACCGCGAAGTCACCGTGAAAGATGGCAGTGGCGCGCAGCGCCTGTCCGACGAGCACCGCGCCGACCCACGCGAGCGCGGTCCGGGTGACGGCGTTTCGGAGCGACCGATAGATCTCCGGTGCGTACACGCCGGCGGGCACGGACGCGACCGCCCAGCCGATGAGAAACGGGAGTGCGGTGCCGACGACCCGCCCCGGTTGGGCGAGGAGATCGTAGCCGTGCTGGAGTTCGCCGAGGGCGACGAAGAGGACTATCAGCGCCACGTCACCGAGGGCGACGGCGAGCGTCCGCGGCGAGGCGTCGACGTGCGTCCGGAGCGAAGCGACGGCACTCATGGCCTCCCATCGGTACGCGAGCGGTATGTACGAATCGTTTCAGCGCTTGACGCCCGCGACGGTGAAGCCAAAGCCGCGGGCCGGAATCGCCGCATCTAATCCGGTGCGCTCGACCGCTCCGGCGAGTTCCTCTGGGGTGAAAAACTCTGAATCGAACCCCACGAGATGCTCGCCGGCGGCCAGCGCCTGCCCGCGCACGGTCGCACGGTCGAACTCCCGGCAGACGAACACGCCGCCCGGGCGAAGGACCCGCTCGGCCTCGGCGAGCGCCCCCGCTTGGTCGGCGACGTGATGGAGCGCATCGACGACGACGACCGCGTCCACGCTATCGTCGGCGACCGGCAGCGCCGCACCGTCGCCGCGAACACAGTCGAGTCCGACCCGTCGTGCCTCGGCAAGCATCCCCGCCGCGGCGTCGATGACCACCCGTTCGGGACTGTCGAGAACCCGCGCCGCGCGTCCCGTGCCGCCGCCGACGTCGAGAACCCGTTCGATATCGCGGTCGGCGAGGGCGAGTCCCGCCCGGAGCGCGCGCTCGTTGGTCGCGGGCGAGAACCGCTCGTAGTAGCGCGCGAACCGCTCGAAGAGCGCGACGTCCCCCGGCGCGTGCATGAGCGCTCTCGTGGCGGGCAGGATTTAAATCGTCCGGCGCAGCGCCTATGCCGATTCGCCGTCGACGAGTGGTATGGAGTACGCGCTCGATGGCTGGCCGGCTGACGAGCCGACTCTGCGCCTCGACTATCACGACTTCGCCTACGCCGGGAAGTTCGTAATGTCCTCGACCGGCAAGGCCGTCGTCCGCGACCCGCGTGAAGCGACCGACGGCGAGTGGGACGACGAGATCGTCGCGGCGCTGGCGTTCAACGCGGACCGCACCGACCCCGATACCCTCTGGTTTCGCTACATCACCGTGCGCGCCGACCGCCGCGGCGAGGCTCTCGGTCCGCGCCTCGCGATGTTCACGTCCGAAAAAGCGCTCGCCCGTGGCTACGAACGCCTCCGCATCGCCGTCAACAATCCCTTCGCCTACGAAGCCCTCTACAAGGCTGGATTCGGCTACACGGGCCGAGAGACCGGTCTCGCCGAACTCGTCCTCGAACGCCCCGACGAGCGCTCACGGGCGGCCTATCAGGCGGGTCTCGACATCTATCGCGAGCGCGATCTCACCGACGGCGAGAACGAGTTCTTGGAGATGCGAAGCGACGTCGACCCGCCATCGGTGCTCGCTGCGCCGGAATGATCGTTTATTCTTGATCGAGGACGACCAACCATGCGTAGTCGGGGGATTCAAGCGCCATTCCCGCTTACGGAGAGCAATGGGAAACGCAGACCTCCGCCAGCTCGCGGCCATCGAGCCGATCGAGTTTTCCGAACTCGCCGGCGCGACGGTGGCCATCGACGCGCACAACTGGCTCTATCGGTATCTCACGACCACAGTCAAGTGGACCAGCGATGCAGTCTATACGACCGCCGCGGGTAAGGAGGTCGCCAACCTCATCGGCGTCGTGCAGGGCCTGCCGAAGTTCTTCGAACACGATATCGTACCCATAATGGTCTTCGACGGCGGCGTCACCGACCTGAAGACCGACGAGGTCGAGCGCCGGCGCGAACAGAAGGAGAAAGCAGAGGAACGGGCCGCCGAGGCACGGGCGGCGGGCGACGCCATCGAGGCTGCTCGGCTCGAATCGCGCACCCAGCGCCTGACCGGCACGATTCACGAGACGACGCGCGAACTGCTCGACCTCCTCGACGTCCCGGTGGTGGAAGCGCCCGCCGAGGGCGAGGCGCAGGCCGCCCACATGGCCCGCTCCAATACTGTGGACTACGCCGGCAGCGAGGACTACGATACCCTGTTGTTCGGCGCACCGCACACGCTTCGGGACCTCACGAGCAAGGGCGACCCCGAGTGCATGGATTTCGAGGCGACCCTCGACGAACACGGTCTCACGTGGGAGCAACTCGTCGACGTGGGCATCCTCTGCGGGACGGACTTCAACGACGGCGTGTCGGGCATCGGGCCGAAGACGGCGGTCAAATCGATCGGCGAGCACGGCGACCTCTGGGCGGCGCTCGAAGCCGAGGACGCCTACATCGAGAACGCCGACCTCGTCCGCGAGCTGTTTTTGAACCCGGACGTCACCGACGCCGATTTCGATCCCGAGATCGAGCCGGATCTCGACGCCGCCCGCGCGTACGTCACCGATGAGTGGGAGATTCCCGAAGGCGAGGTCGAGCGCGGGTTCGAGCGCATCGAGGACGCGACCGTGCAGTCGGGTCTCGACCGCTGGACGTGAGGGTTTTACCGCCGGCCCGTCCCCATCGAGTATGGACACCGCAGACGTCGAACGACTCATCGAATCCGGCATCGAGGACGCGGAGGCGACCGTCACCCAGCCGCGCGGCGAGGACGACGACCATCTCGCCGCCGTGGTCGTCGCCCCGGCCTTCGAGGACGAGACCATCGTGAACCAGCACCAACTGGTGTACGACGCCCTCGGCGAGCACATGACGACGGACATCCACGCGCTCGAACTCAAAACGTATACGCCCGACGAATACACCACCCGAGAGTAAGCGAGAACGCCGCCGGTTCCCGTGGGTTTTATCCACCCCCACCCGAACCGGGCGTGCATGAGCGACGATTACCGAACCGAATCCGATAGTCTCGGCGAGATGGAGGTCCCGGCGGAGGCTTACTGGGGCGCACAGACCCAGCGCGCCGTCGAGAACTTCCCCATCTCGGGGATCACCTTCGACCGGCGGTTCATCCGCGCGCTCGGCACCGTCAAGAAGGCCGCCGCACGAGCCAACCGCGACCTCGACCTCATCGAGGAGGCGACCGCCGACGCCATCATCGACGCCGCAGAGGAGGTCATCAACGGCGAACACGACGACCAGTTCCCCGTCGACGTCTTTCAAACCGGGTCGGGCACCTCGACGAACATGAACGCCAACGAGGTCATCGCCAACCGCGCGAGCGAGATTCGGGGTGGCGAGGTCGGTTCCGATACTGTCCACCCGAACGACGACGTGAACTTCGGCCAGTCCTCGAACGACGTGATTCCGACCGCGATGCACGTCGCCACGCTCGAAGCGATCCAGCGCGACCTCGTGCCCGCGCTCGAAACCCTGCGGGCGGCGCTGGGCGAGAAGGAAGCCGAGTTCGACACGGTGGTGAAGACGGGTCGGACCCATCTCCAGGACGCGACGCCCGTGCGACTCGGCCAGGAGTTCGGCGGCTACCGCACCCAGATCGACAAGGGCATTTCGCGGGTGAGTCGAACCACTCGCAACCTCTCGGAACTCGCCCTCGGTGGCACGGCGGTGGGCACGGGATTGAACACCCATCCGGAGTTCCCCGAACTCGCCGCCGAGTACATCTCCAGCGAAACTGGATTACCATTCGAGGAGGCGACCGACCACTTCGAGGCCCAGGCCGCCCACGACGCGATGGCCGAGGCCCACGGCGCGCTCCGTACGGTGTCAGGGTCGATGCACAAGATCGCCAACGACCTCCGATTGCTCGCGTCGGGCCCCAGAAACGGCATCGGCGAGATCGACCAACCCGAAAACCAGCCGGGGTCGTCGATCATGCCGGGCAAGATCAACCCCGTCGTCGCCGAGGCCGTGAATCAAGTCCACGTCCAGGTCGTCGGCAATGACGCCGCCGTCGCGACCGGCGCGGAGAACGGCCAGATCGATCTCAATCTTTACAAGCCGGTCATCGCCCACAACACGCTCCAATCGATCGAGCTGCTCACGAACGCGAGCGAGGCGTTCGCCGAGAAGTTCGTCGACAACCTCGAAGCCAACCGCGAGCGCTGCGAGGACCAGGTCGAACGGAGCATGGCGCTCGCCACCGCCTTGAACGCTCACATCGGCTACGACGATGCGAGCACGATCGCCAAGGACGCCCTGAAGCAGGACAAGACGGTCCGCGAGATCGTCGTCGAGGAGGGCTATCTCGACGAGGGCGAAGCCGACGATGTCCTCGACGCGCGCGCGATGACCGAACGCGGGATTCCGGGCCGCGAGGAGTAGCTCAGTTCGGCGTGAACTCGCCGGCGAAGACGATTTTGTTCAGTTCCTTTCGCTGATTCGGCTGTTCGTCGTCGGGTGCGTCGTCCTCATCGTGAACCCCGATGGCCGCCATCGCCTCGACGTCGTACTCGTCGGTGAGGGCGAACAGTTCGCGCGCACCGTCGTAGTCGAATCCCTGCATGCCGTGAACGACGAGTCCGCGGCGCGCCCCTTCGAGTGCGAGGTTTTCGAAGGCCGCGCCGGTGTCGAACGAGTGGGTCGGTGCAGGCTCGTCGTTGTGGTCGAAGGTCGTCTTCGAGAGCACGACCACGAGCGCCGCGGCGTCGCTCGCCCACTCGCGATTGCCCTCGGCGAGCAGGTCTTCGAAATCGTCCCACTGGTCGTGGTCGGGCGTGGCGTAGACGAACCGCCAGTGTTGATTGTTGTAGGAGGATGGCGCCCAGCGGGCGGCCTCGAACAGCGAGAGCAGTTCGTCTTCGTCCAGTTGTGCGCCGGTCATCGTCCGTGGCGACCAGCGGTTGACGAACAGCGGATCGATGTCGTGGTTCGGGTCGCGGTGTTCGTCGACTTCGGTCCGGAGACCGTCGCTCGTCGAGCCATCGCCGGCGGTGGTGGGGTCGCTCGTTCGGTCCATTGTATCGGCCGAGTGTAGCCGTCTCGGACGGACAAACCCACCGATGTCGATCCGTAACTTGAGGGACGGAGTCGAGGTGCCGGCGCGGAGGCCGGCGGTTTATGTGGGGTGCGGTCGGTGTTCGACGCATGGAACGGCTCGATGGGCGGGTCAGACTCGTCTGGCTCGTGAGTGCACTCGTCGCCGCGCTCGTCGCCGGCGCGCTCGCGGGCGCGGCCGACCGCTTCGTGCTCGAAATCGGTCTCTGGGTCGCCCCAGTAGTATTCGTCGTCCTCGCCGCTCTCGGCGCGGGCTACGAACTCGCGCGCTATCGCGTCTGGCGCTTCGCCCTCGAAGACGACGCCGTCGTGCTCGAACGCGGCGTCCTCACCCGCGTGACCTCCGTCGTCCCATTTGTACGAGTCCAACACGTCGACACCCAGCGCGGGCCGATCGAGCGCCTCGTCGGACTGTCGAGCGTCGTGGTCTACACCGCCGGCTCGCGCGGCGCTGACGTGACGATTCCCGGCCTGACGCCCGAGCGTGCCGACGCCATCCGACAGGACCTTCGCCGACTCGCCATCGAGAGCGAACCGGGCGACCCGGAGGACGCGGTGTGAAGCTCCATCCCCTCTCGCTTGCCCTTCGGGCGCTGCCTCGGGGCGTGCAGATCGGTTCGTTCGGCTTCTTCGTCGTCTCCATCGCTTCCTCGCTGGTCTCGATACCGGGCTTTTTCCCCGTGCTCGTCGCGGCGACCGTCGGTGGCTTTCTCGTGGGTGTGGGCTACGAGACGCTCTACTACCGCCGCTTCGCGTACGACCTCACGACGGACACGCTCGACATCGGCTCGGGTGTGTTCTCGCGGCGCGAGCGCGAGATCCCCATCAGACGGATTCAGAACGTCGACATTTCACGGGGTATCATCCAGCGCGCACTCGCCATCGCGGCCGTTGGTATCGAGACCGCCGGCGGCGGCGAGACCGAGGCCAGCCTCCGCTACGTGAGCTACGAGGAGGCAAAGCGCCTGCAGCGGGGCATCCAGCGGCGCAAACGCGGTGAAACGGACGAACCGGCCACCGGCGAACGCGACGAACAGGCCGAACTTCTGTTCGAACTCACGCCACGAAATCTCGTGATTCTGGGGCTGGTCGCGCCGGACCTCCGTGCACTCCTGCCGGTGCTTTTCTTCGCCGTTCCCACCCTCGGCATCTCGATTCCCGACCTGCTCGCCGAGAGCGGTGCGGTCAGCGTCGGGCCGCAGGGCGCGGCGCTCGCGCTCGTCTCGTGGGCCGCCACCGCCGCCGTGACCGCCGCGCGCTACTACGACTTCCGGCTGACTCGCTCCGGGGACGAACTCCGCTACGAACGGGGCCTGCTCTCGCGCTACGACGGCTCGATTCCGCTCGACAAGGTCCAACAGATAGACATCCGGGAGAACGTCCTGATGCGCCGGCTCGGCTACGGCTCGCTCGCCGTCGAGACCGCCGGCTACACGCCCGGCGAGGGACCGTCTGGCGGTTCGGAGGCCGCGATTCCGCTGGCCGAGCGCGGGCGTGTGCTCGCGTTCGCGCGCTCGCTCGACGGGTTCGACTTCGGCGAGCCGGAGTTTTCGCGCCCGCCCCGCAGAGCGCGCCGGCGCTACGCCGTCCGCTACGCGCTCGCTATCGCGTTCATCGGGGCTATGCTGTTCGCCGCGAACGCCACCATCGGGATACCGTTACTCCGATTCTGGTATCTTCCGCTCGCCGGACTCCTGTTCGTGCCGTTCGCCGCCCACTACAAGTGGCGCAATCGTGGCTACGCGGCGGGAGCCGAACACGTCCTGACGCGCAACGGATTCTGGCGGCGATCCACCGCCGTCGTGCCCGCCTATCGCGTCCAGACGGTGATCCAAACCGCGACGCCGTTCCAGCGCTGGCGCGACCTCGCCACGGTGGCCATCGACACCGCCGGCTCGCTGTCGGTGACCGATCGGGGCGCACGCGCGGTCGATTTCGACGCGAGCGAGGCGACCGACCTCCGCGAGACGGTGCGACGGCGGCTCGGCGAAAATCTCGCCGTGCGCCGTGGCGCGGGCGAATCGACCAGCGTGCGAGCAGACGCCAGCGACGAGTAACCTCCGACGAGCGACGACTGGACGGACTTTTGTCGCTCCACGCCGCACGGCCACACAATGAGTGCCGAGCACGACACGGACCACGACTACGAGGCGTTGGGGCTGGTCGCCGGGCTGGAGATTCACCAGCAACTCGACACCCGGTCGAAACTGTTCTGTGGCTGTCCGACCGACCGGCGCGAACCGGAGGAATCCACCCATCGCTTCCGGCGGTATCTCCACCCCACGAAGAGCGAACTCGGCGAAATCGACGTCGCGGCGCTCGAAGAGGCGAGTGTCGAGCGTGAGTTCGAGTATCTGGCCTTCGATTCCACCTGTCTCGTGGAGGCCGACGAGGAACCACCGCATCGCATCGACGACGAGGCTATTCATACTATCCTCGAAATCGCCGGCCTGCTCGACATGACGCCCGTTGACGAGGCGCACGTCATGCGTAAAATTGTCGTCGATGGCTCGAATACTTCAGGCTTTCAGCGCTCGGCACGCGTCGCGGGTGACGGCGCAATCAGCACCTCGGAGGGCACGGTCGGTATCGAGGACATGGAACTCGAAGAGGAGAGCGCCGGGCGCGTCGCCGAGACCGATGCGGGAGTGCGCTACGCGCTCGATAGGCTGGGCATCCCGCTGGTCGAAATCGGCACCAAGCCCGACATTCGTTCGCCGGCACAGGCCAAGGAGGCCGCCGAGCGCATCGGCATGCTGTTGCGCTCGACGGGAAAAGTCAAGCGCGGCCTCGGCACCATCCGCCAGGACGTGAACGTCTCCATCGCCGAGGGCGCGCGCGTCGAACTCAAGGGCGTCCAGAGTTTGGACGATATCGACGACATCGTGCGAAACGAGGTCGGCAGGCAGGCCGCACTGCTCGACATTCGCGAGGAACTCGCGGGCAGGAATGCGGGTGTGAGCGAACCGGCGGACGTTTCGGCGGTGTTCGAAGACACCGACAGCGGTCTCGTCGGCGGCGCGCTTTCCGGGGATGGAGTGGCGATGGCCGTCCGGCTGGAAGGGTTCGACGGGCTTGTGGGCCGCGAACTCCAGCCCGACCGCCGTTTGGGCACCGAGTTCGCCGACCACGCGAAACGCCACGGCGTCGGTGGCATCTTCCACACCGACGAGCTGCCGGCCTACGGCGTTACCGAGGACGAGGTCGCGGCGCTGCGCGAGGCGGTCGACGCCGACAGCGAGGCGCGAAGCGCCTCGGACAGTTCGAGCGGGCGAAGCCCGCGAGAAGAGCGCGATGCGGTGGCGATGGTCGCCGCCGACCCCGAGGCTGCGCAGGCAGCCATCGAGGCGGTCGCCGACCGTGCGCGGACGGCCATCGACGGCGTGCCCGAGGAAACCCGCGGGGCGAACGACGACGGCACCACCCGGTATCTCAGACCGCTCCCGGGCGCGGCACGGATGTATCCCGAGACCGACGTTCCACCCGTCGAACTCGACTTCGAGGGTATCGAGACGCCGGAACTCCTCACCGAACGAGTCGAGCGCTACCAGTCCGAACTCGGACTCGATGCCGGACTCGCCGAACAGGTCGCCTATGGCCGGCGGATGGGCCTGTTCGAGACGGCCGTTGAACGCGGCGTCGACCCCACGCTCGCGGCGGGCACAGTGGAAAGCACCGCGACCGAACTCCGACGCGACGGCGTCCCGATCCAAGACGTTGACGACGAGCGCTTTCTCGCCATCTTCGACCTCTATCGGGAGGGCGAGGTGACGAGCGAGGGGCTTCCTGACCTACTCGCGGCGGTCGCCGAGAACCCGGAACTCTCGCCGGCGGAAGCCGCCGAACGCGAGGGACTCGGGAGTGCTGGCGACGACGAGGTGCGCGAGGCCGTCGTCGAAGTGGTCGAGCGAAACGAACAGCAGGTCGAGCAGCAGGGCATGGGCGCGTTCTCGGGGCTGATGGGCGAGTGCATGGGCGCGCTCGGCGGTCGCGCGGAGGGTGACGAGGTGAGCGAACTGCTGCGCGAGGAGATCCAAAAACGGGCTTGACGGCCGCCGAAATCGGCCAGTCGGACGCAAAACGATGTGCTTGTTCCCGTGCGGACCTTCTCGATCCATCGAACCGAGAGAATCTCACGATCTGTCGTATCCGGCGAACGGTGGGCGGACCCCGACCGGACGCACCGTTCTTCGAATGAAACGTGCCGTATGGCTTCGTTGACACCCTCACCCTTATGTGGACATCGTGCCATAGACACACGAGCAACACATGCCAAGTGATACCGAATTGCAGGAAATGTACGGTTGGATGGTGACTGCTCGCCGGTACGAGGAGCGCCTTCAGGAGGAGTATCTGGAGGGCAAGCAGCCGGCGTTCGACATCTCGGCCGGGCCGATTCCGGGCGAGTTGCATCTCGCCGCCGGCCAGGAGGCCGCGGCCGCCGGCGTCTGCGCTCACCTCCGCGACGACGACACCGTGACCGCGCCGCACCGGCCACATCACGTTGCCATCGCCAAGGGCGTCGATCTGGAGCGGATGACCGCCGAAATCTTCGGCCGGCGAACGGGTCTCTGTAAGGGCAAGGGCGGCCAC
This window of the Halococcus sediminicola genome carries:
- a CDS encoding presenilin family intramembrane aspartyl protease PSH, with protein sequence MHQRTRVGAAGAATVVVFLLVQLGAVALAGPFESAGYRAVENPSNPANSIAYVGAILVATAGMLAVIKFGVEWLLRGFVILSSGLISLYVFSVLAPPVLITVGGVAFNPLAVGPAALLALALLVYPEWYVIDAAGVVMGAGAAGIFGISFGLLPAIVLLAVLAIYDAISVYGTEHMLTLADGVMDLKLPVVLVIPLTLSYSFLDDTPATEGSEADEPVEADGGSGAGDNGETSTDRPDAAERDVFFVGLGDAVMPAVLVASAAVFAPADSLVQGFALSLPALTAMIGTVCGLVVLLWLVMKGRAHAGLPLLNGGAIGGYLLGALASGISLVNALGLGPYL
- a CDS encoding amidase — encoded protein: MAEIPFASAARLAGEIRDGERSPVTVVDAYLERIAARNDLTNAYVTVIEKDARERAREIEAAIDRGEDPGPLAGVPVALKDLFGFKAGVPATMGSAAVGEFIPEESAVATERLEAAGAIVLGTTNAPEFGHKLVTENPLHGRTGTPFDPERTSGGSSGGSAAAVADGLAAFAQGSDTGGSIRIPAACCGVYGIKPSFGRVPNALRPDAFGMATPFSSTGPLARTVEDAALALDVFSGPHPSDPHSLPASDTSYRAATERSTDELSVAYSPDLGLFDVAERVRDVLDDATEDLVGVVETVEQTDPPYEGSLSDLRYAFTQQTTVLFAALVDGLEADGKIDEGDREKLMSSTATLVSIGEDSDALGYKRADRPRTAFYDAVESVFADHDLLVSATAAVPPFAHGRDGPAEIDGESVANPVVDWCLTWPFNLTGHPVASIPAGFVDGLPVGLQIVGRRHAEETVLAASAALERVRPWQDAYPPGE
- a CDS encoding ornithine cyclodeaminase family protein → MADATDGTLFLTSAECAGLATPEEYIEAVREGYRQRGQGAPAAPRTKLTNENPPGMLTGYSAILPETGAMGGYTYAAGFGAEDAHFILPLFDSQSGRPLALLDGASLNPFKTGATGAVGVDALAREDAATLAVIGSGAQARGQLRAAATVREFETVSIYSPTAEHRESFAASMNKTLDAGVAAVASSAAAVEGADVVITATNSSEPVFDGEVLEDGTHVTAMGQYHPEKHELDARTIERATYVPDLRERVMDDAGSFINAVEEGVVSEDDIHGELGNVVAGEVAGRESDDEITVFDSGGTGIETVAAAHMLYEKARKQNLGTEIEFAPASEALTGE
- a CDS encoding DUF3054 domain-containing protein, producing the protein MSAVASLRTHVDASPRTLAVALGDVALIVLFVALGELQHGYDLLAQPGRVVGTALPFLIGWAVASVPAGVYAPEIYRSLRNAVTRTALAWVGAVLVGQALRATAIFHGDFAVTFMLVSLGVGLALLVPWRAAVGYLGRA
- a CDS encoding class I SAM-dependent methyltransferase; the protein is MHAPGDVALFERFARYYERFSPATNERALRAGLALADRDIERVLDVGGGTGRAARVLDSPERVVIDAAAGMLAEARRVGLDCVRGDGAALPVADDSVDAVVVVDALHHVADQAGALAEAERVLRPGGVFVCREFDRATVRGQALAAGEHLVGFDSEFFTPEELAGAVERTGLDAAIPARGFGFTVAGVKR
- a CDS encoding GNAT family N-acetyltransferase, with the translated sequence MEYALDGWPADEPTLRLDYHDFAYAGKFVMSSTGKAVVRDPREATDGEWDDEIVAALAFNADRTDPDTLWFRYITVRADRRGEALGPRLAMFTSEKALARGYERLRIAVNNPFAYEALYKAGFGYTGRETGLAELVLERPDERSRAAYQAGLDIYRERDLTDGENEFLEMRSDVDPPSVLAAPE
- the fen gene encoding flap endonuclease-1 produces the protein MGNADLRQLAAIEPIEFSELAGATVAIDAHNWLYRYLTTTVKWTSDAVYTTAAGKEVANLIGVVQGLPKFFEHDIVPIMVFDGGVTDLKTDEVERRREQKEKAEERAAEARAAGDAIEAARLESRTQRLTGTIHETTRELLDLLDVPVVEAPAEGEAQAAHMARSNTVDYAGSEDYDTLLFGAPHTLRDLTSKGDPECMDFEATLDEHGLTWEQLVDVGILCGTDFNDGVSGIGPKTAVKSIGEHGDLWAALEAEDAYIENADLVRELFLNPDVTDADFDPEIEPDLDAARAYVTDEWEIPEGEVERGFERIEDATVQSGLDRWT
- a CDS encoding BolA family protein, with protein sequence MDTADVERLIESGIEDAEATVTQPRGEDDDHLAAVVVAPAFEDETIVNQHQLVYDALGEHMTTDIHALELKTYTPDEYTTRE